A portion of the Corticium candelabrum chromosome 5, ooCorCand1.1, whole genome shotgun sequence genome contains these proteins:
- the LOC134180191 gene encoding uncharacterized protein LOC134180191, giving the protein MSLVVAHPQSDRYACAALRPQLGVVARFDGDVKGHISILPQVVGSLLQVNLTGLAGKAGGYHVHQFPVANGSCSTTGGHFNPFNIQYQSNAMNGSSDQFEVGDLSGLFGSLERDEAVFTTFSRNLLSEGLHGILGRSIVIHHKDQSRWQCATLEPLPPHGQAVTKYTAEARFDGNYEGYVKLTQYEIGEKVYTGTVVEIDIRKEGNASFDHKWHVHETPAAAYEGIAEGNCASQYAGGHYNPEGVDLSIRYSDECQPENQFRCELGDMSGKHGKYTINTLDSAAGRKLMYDTSLPLIGKNGVIRRSVVIHAANGGGPRIACATLYPGGTRALSFTFRKPAVLDEDDIRRTIAKSLSRPNSDVQHLYLSVDDTTDCVCATFAVPAAVVKQLKGADFASYLKHRGDVCGKYIVETECQNRPNVDKDALAVVHINGNGITGELDIDGMLDGNVSFRFRSLKAFGRSRVDDVAVAVHTLPPLYRGRCTEAELGPVYDPTRATVSSDYETRCRSSPSDCAVGDLRWRLGTLGAGKRMTTAFPQKQNFLKGPSSMIGRSLVVYNVTTGAPITCSVIHRRHVGTTESMREISLEAKLLAPIAGKITMSQEINDVTGDTYETRILVSVFSNDVSVPIGLYKWHLTKDKLQNIDECHQLAKKSRTASCTGKDCHFTDLTGKHGHLNVPWGRGDRVLYTDINLPLRNITDMTLIVSDDKKSNVSCASIDLRVGTRAHFTGEVKGTITCIPTHGGSSVDVDLSNLQRLAGGYHVHRYPVTNGDCHSTGGHLNPFNVTRSPPTGHGSDDQFEVGDLSGIFGSLVGRYSVSFHRFAPNVYCERILGRSIVIHFANGSRWQCASLEPVLTDGRTQTEWKKHSAVAHFSGHYEGYVQLTQWERADAHFFTDTVVDVNIHANGNMSTGHKFHIHQKPIAGFNEMLEKNCHANFTGGHYNPFGIDLKTGYSDECNAQSQLRCEVGDLSSKHGLYAFYSKGQNGRRLTSDGFLPLAGENSVMLRSVVFHAAEQGAARVACATIYPEGHKPFSVTFSKPARIDLSDIRLSIAHGLEVSPTEVRYLDLDVDHSGQCVSVTFALQDSVANSLNGNDFLSSLKSNGTFGNYKVKSDCLSTVSFEVASAVPPAVLSVWAMIAAVLLSIYLSQ; this is encoded by the exons ATGTCTCTCGTTGTTGCCCATCCGCAGAGCGACAGATATGCTTGTGCTGCCTTGCGGCCTCAGCTCGGGGTCGTGGCAAGATTTGATGGTGACGTCAAGGGCCACATCAGCATTCTACCTCAAGTCGTCGGCTCTCTCTTGCAAGTCAATCTGACGGGACTCGCGGGTAAGGCGGGAGGATACCACGTCCATCAGTTTCCCGTTGCGAACGGCAGCTGCAGCACGACCGGTGGTCATTTTAACCCGTTCAATATCCAGTATCAGTCGAACGCAATGAATGGATCTTCGGATCAGTTCGAGGTGGGAGATCTCAGCGGATTGTTTGGCTCTTTGGAAAGAGACGAGGCCGTGTTCACGACGTTCTCTCGCAACCTTCTTTCCGAAGGTCTGCATGGTATTCTAGGCCGCTCTATAGTCATTCACCACAAAGACCAGTCGCGCTGGCAGTGCGCCACTCTAGAGCCTCTGCCACCTCATGGACAAGCAGTGACCAAGTACACAGCTGAAGCTCGTTTTGACGGCAACTACGAAGGCTACGTCAAATTG ACTCAGTATGAAATCGGAGAAAAAGTGTACACGGGTACGGTAGTTGAAATTGACATACGCAAAGAAGGAAACGCA AGCTTCGATCACAAGTGGCATGTTCACGAAACACCAGCGGCTGCCTATGAGGGTATCGCCGAGGGAAACTGTGCGTCTCAGTATGCAGGCGGTCACTACAATCCGGAAGGAGTCGATCTGAGT ATAAGATACAGCGACGAATGCCAACCGGAAAACCAGTTTCGCTGCGAGTTGGGAGACATGAGCGGAAAGCATGGGAAATACACCATCAACACGCTCGATTCTGCGGCCGGAAGAAAACTCATGTACGACACTTCGCTGCCTCTAATCGGAAAAAACGGCG TTATTCGTCGCTCTGTTGTTATACACGCAGCTAACGGTGGCGGTCCCCGCATAGCGTGCGCTACTCTGTACCCGGGCGGTACTCGAGCACTCTCTTTCACATTCAGAAAGCCGGCAGTGTTGGACGA AGATGACATCAGACGGACGATTGCAAAGTCGCTTTCTCGACCCAACTCCGACGTACAACACCTCTATCTCTCTGTTGACGACACTACCGACTGTGTCTGTGCGACGTTTGCAGTGCCAG CTGCCGTGGTAAAACAACTAAAGGGCGCAGACTTCGCGTCTTACCTAAAACATCGCGGCGACGTCTGTGGAAAGTATATTGTCGAAACCGAATGCCAAAACAGGCCAAACGTCGACAAAGACGCGCTAGCCGTCGTTCACATCAACGGCAACGGCATTACGGGCGAACTGGACATTGACGGGATGCTCGACGGCAACGTGTCGTTTCGTTTCAGGTCGTTGAAGGCGTTCGGTCGGTCGAGAGTCGACGACGTGGCGGTGGCCGTTCATACGTTACCGCCTCTGTATCGAGGACGTTGTACTGAGGCCGAACTGGGACCCGTATACGATCCGACTCGGGCGACCGTTAGTTCGGACTACGAAACTAGATGTCGATCGAGCCCGTCGGACTGTGCGGTGGGAGACCTGAGATGGAGACTGG GTACCCTCGGTGCTGGCAAGCGAATGACGACGGCGTTTCCTCAGAAACAAAACTTTTTGAAGGGTCCGTCCTCGATGATTGGTCGGTCTCTTGTCGTCTACAACGTCACTACCGGTGCTCCCATCACTTGTTCGGTCATCCACCGACGTCATGTCGGTACCACCGAATCGATGCGAGAGATCAGCTTAGAGGCCAAACTTCTCGCGCCAATTGCTGGAAAAATTACGATGTCTCAAGAAATTAACGACGTGACGGGAGACACGTATGAGACACGAATTTTAGTCAGCGTGTTTTCGAACGACGTGTCCGTTCCAATTGGATTGTACAAGTGGCACTTGACCAAAGACAAG CTTCAGAACATTGACGAGTGCCATCAATTGGCGAAGAAAAGCCGGACGGCAAGCTGCACCGGTAAGGATTGCCACTTCACCGACTTGACCGGCAAGCACGGGCACCTGAACGTGCCATGGGGACGCGGCGATCGCGTTCTATACACCGACATCAACCTACCTCTCCGCAACATCACCGACATGACACTCATCGTTTCGGACGACAAGAAATCAAACGTTAGCTGCGCGAGCATCGACTTGCGTGTGGGCACGCGAGCCCATTTTACCGGCGAAGTCAAGGGTACCATCACATGCATACCGACCCACGGTGGatccagcgtcgacgtcgatTTGTCCAACCTACAACGACTCGCCGGAGGCTACCACGTTCACAGGTATCCAGTCACTAACGGAGACTGCCACTCGACAGGCGGCCATCTCAATCCCTTCAATGTCACTCGCTCTCCACCCACAGGCCACGGTTCGGACGACCAATTTGAGGTCGGAGACCTCAGCGGTATATTCGGTTCGTTGGTGGGACGATATAGCGTTTCGTTTCACCGTTTCGCGCCTAACGTCTACTGCGAGAGGATCCTCGGCAGGTCGATAGTCATTCACTTTGCCAACGGAAGTCGCTGGCAATGCGCCTCGCTCGAGCCCGTTTTGACAGACGGGAGAACGCAAACCGAATGGAAAAAGCATTCAGCAGTTGCCCATTTCAGTGGACATTACGAGGGCTACGTGCAGCTG ACACAATGGGAACGCGCAGACGCTCATTTCTTTACCGACACCGTTGTAGATGTCAACATCCACGCCAACGGCAATATG AGTACCGGACACAAATTCCACATACACCAGAAGCCCATCGCCGGCTTCAACGAGATGCTCGAGAAAAACTGTCATGCAAACTTCACCGGCGGTCACTACAATCCGTTCGGCATCGACCTCAAG ACTGGCTATAGCGACGAGTGCAACGCACAGAGCCAGTTGCGTTGCGAAGTCGGCGATTTGAGCAGCAAGCACGGACTCTACGCGTTCTATTCGAAAGGACAGAACGGAAGGAGGCTAACTTCTGACGGATTTCTTCCTCTGGCAGGCGAAAACAGCG TCATGTTGCGATCGGTTGTCTTCCACGCCGCCGAACAAGGAGCCGCTCGAGTAGCGTGCGCTACCATTTACCCCGAGGGTCACAAACCCTTCTCGGTGACATTCTCCAAACCGGCAAGGATCGACCT GAGCGACATTCGACTATCCATTGCTCACGGTCTCGAAGTGAGCCCGACCGAGGTCCGATATCTCGACTTAGACGTGGACCACAGCGGGCAGTGCGTCAGTGTCACGTTCGCTTTACAAG ATTCGGTCGCAAACTCACTAAACGGGAACGACTTCTTGTCGAGTCTGAAGTCGAACGGTACCTTCGGCAATTACAAGGTAAAATCCGACTGCTTGTCGACCGTATCGTTCGAGGTAGCAAGCGCGGTACCGCCGGCGGTGCTGTCTGTGTGGGCAATGATAGCTGCGGTACTTCTCTCGATCTACTTGTCTCAGTGA
- the LOC134180614 gene encoding uncharacterized protein LOC134180614 — protein MADQFLPLTGQHSVMLRSIVFHAAESGAERVACATLYPEGHKPFSVTFSNPPTIDLTDLRMSIARGLGVSPDDVKYLDYKADDSGQCGSATFALPESIASSLHGNDFLSSLSSDGTFGNYAVNSSCMSFIPTTESSPQTGDATMTTLSLLTTAAAVSAAISLF, from the exons ATGGCGGACCAATTCTTGCCGCTGACGGGACAGCATAGCG TCATGTTGCGTTCCATCGTCTTTCATGCGGCTGAAAGCGGAGCCGAACGTGTCGCATGCGCCACTCTCTATCCCGAAGGGCACAAACCTTTCTCGGTGACATTTTCCAACCCACCAACAATAGACCT GACGGACCTTCGCATGTCCATTGCTCGTGGCCTAGGAGTCAGTCCCGACGACGTGAAATACCTAGATTACAAAGCGGACGACAGTGGACAATGTGGCAGCGCAACATTCGCTCTACCAG AGTCGATAGCGAGTTCACTGCATGGGAATGACTTCTTGTCGTCGCTCTCATCGGATGGTACTTTTGGAAACTACGCGGTGAATTCCTCTTGCATGTCGTTTATTCCAACGACAGAGTCTTCTCCACAAACGGGAGATGCAACAATGACAACGTTGTCCCTGCTCACAACGGCAGCTGCCGTTTCTGCTGCAATTTCTCTATTCTAG
- the LOC134179914 gene encoding adhesion G protein-coupled receptor L2-like has product MASCSYVLKAAVVLFCLSRMDCESAVSGFLGNCEDGWTAFNNSCYKVFSESLTWVYARVSCLTMKADLASISSIDENKFLSKLSGQSVWIGLNSIVPVKQRRYVWSDSTPLSFLSHGIDRGSNLGVVVLEGASEKEGYWTRMSCNDSSSYICQKAYKCNDLREPENGVLHPHNTSVGSEARFSCNSGYKLHGNSTLVCQQNSLWSASPPACLEILTLFLLKDDADYLTFKNFTSQLATSFADNLIKLTQGKTLNTSELEASNTILNTLVTLQEDALEEGINVTISDTYVSTFVGASSILLTDLNRKSWLNANQSFGAPLFLETMERFSRLAAFTNNLTIGESKNVTSDNIVLKLIAASQATVEDISFPDQVLITGDSVNMNSYGIINIPSTAVTTAFNNSNADRVLVSLVAFKNLEDYMPPETTDVDIRQHSVAALRNTNEIVPTANIISASIVATSDGAKYRRNYQPLHLSNASAVYINYTLEVKEIDDDAECVFWQFANGSELGQWSVEGLTTEILTGGRVVCTSTHLTSFSVLVAVEEAPTDVLLSHITYVGCGISLVGLFVTLVCLVYLRKQLHSEKNFITINFIISLILALIFFIAGIDQASNETKCKAMTMIMHYLFLTVFCWMLCEAIILYRFVVVVFDSGERHKKKYFALGWGVPMVIVAVSVGIRYKEYGSYSYCFLTHHEGLIYAFVGPMCVIFLFNLVMFLAAVKVVVSQSQLLHDDGTKTRFKMVRSGLKAMGVLLPVLGLTWVVGVFAVDTLSRPLTYAFTILNTLQGLFVFVFHCLLNEQVRKELKLKKQQQAVRKAMKVSDQDTITKDVNSLQQSNKTTSSSGGRRSVQSASSEFTFVNPKSAETFSLDILTESPNMVKLPDSIENICKIGET; this is encoded by the exons ATGGCTTCGTGCAGTTACGTCCTGAAGGCCGCTGTAGTGCTTTTCTGCCTTAGTCGTATGGATTGTGAGAGTGCAGTTTCCGGATTCCTTG GAAATTGTGAAGATGGCTGGACAGCATTCAATAATTCTTGCTACAAAGTGTTCAGTGAATCGTTAACATGGGTTTATGCTCGCGTCTCATGTCTAACTATGAAAGCTGATTTGGCATCAATAAGCAGCATTGACGAGAACAAGTTTTTATCTAAGTTGTCTGGCCAGAGTGTGTGGATTGGTCTGAATAGCATCGTGCCTGTGAAACAAAGACGTTATGTTTGGTCTGATTCTACGCCATTATCATTCTTGTCTCATGGAATAGACAGAGGTAGTAACCTGGGTGTTGTAGTGCTGGAAGGTGCTAGTGAAAAGGAAGGATACTGGACTCGAATGTCATGTAATGATTCATCTTCTTACATCTGTCAAAAAG CATACAAATGCAATGATTTGAGAGAACCGGAGAATGGTGTTCTACATCCACACAATACCAGTGTAGGCTCTGAAGCTCGCTTCAGCTGCAATAGTGGTTACAAGCTGCATGGGAACTCAACTCTTGTCTGTCAACAAAATTCTCTATGGAGTGCTAGTCCACCTGCTTGCTTAG AAATTCTGACTCTTTTTCTGTTAAAAGATGAC GCTGATTATCTCACTTTCAAAAACTTTACATCACAGTTGGCTACCAGTTTTGCCGACAACTTGATTAAGTTGACTCAGGGAAAGACCTTGAATACCAGTGAATTGGAAGCAAGCAACACCATATTGAATACTTTGGTCACTTTACAAGAAGATGCTCTAGAGGAGGGGATAAATGTTACTATCTCAGATACTTACGTTTCA ACATTTGTTGGAGCTTCAAGTATTCTCCTAACTGATTTGAATCGAAAAAGCTGGCTTAATGCTAACCAA TCTTTTGGTGCTCCTTTATTTTTGGAAACCATGGAACGATTTTCTCGTCTGGCTGCTTTCACAAACAATCTTACGATTGGAGAAAGCAAGAATGTTACATCTGACAacattg TTTTGAAACTTATTGCTGCTTCACAAGCAACTGTTGAAGACATCTCGTTTCCTGATCAAGTACTCATTACAGGGGACAGTGTAAACATGAATTCTTATGGAATTATCAATATACCATCAACTGCAGTAACTACTGCTTTTAATAATAGCA ATGCGGACAGAGTTTTGGTGTCACTAGTGGCGTTTAAGAACTTGGAAGATTATATGCCACCTGAAACAACAGATGTCGATATTCGTCAGCACTCAGTTGCTGCACTACG GAACACAAATGAAATAGTCCCAACAGCCAATATCATATCAGCTTCTATAGTTGCTACATCTGATGGTGCAAAGTACAGACGTAACTATCAACCACTTCATTTATCTAATGCATCTGCAGTGTACATTAATTATACATTAGAG GTGAAAGAAATTGATGATGATGCAGAATGTGTATTTTGGCAGTTTGCCAA TGGCTCAGAGCTTGGACAGTGGTCTGTAGAAGGACTTACAACTGAGATACTAACTGGTGGGAGGGTTGTGTGTACAAGTACACATTTGACAAGTTTCTCTGTTCTTGTTGCAGTAGAGGAAGCACCA ACCGATGTTCTTCTTTCACACATCACCTACGTTGGATGTGGCATCTCTCTTGTTGGTTTATTCGTGACTCTCGTCTGTCTTGTGTACTTACG GAAGCAACTTCACTCAGAGAAAAACTTTATCACCATTAACTTCATTATTTCTCTTATATTGGCCTTGATTTTCTTTATTGCTGGTATTGATCAGGCCAGTAACGAA ACAAAATGCAAGGCTATGACAATGATCATGCACTATTTGTTTCTTACTGTGTTCTGTTGGATGCTGTGTGAAGCCATTATTTTATATCGCTTTGTGGTTGTTGTATTTGACAGTGGAGAGAGACACAAGAagaaatattttgcattggGTTGGG GTGTGCCAATGGTAATTGTTGCTGTTAGTGTTGGAATTAGATACAAGGAATATGGCAGCTATAGCTA CTGTTTTCTTACTCATCACGAAGGGCTGATTTATGCATTTGTTGGTCCAATGTGTGTCATTTTTCTT TTTAATCTAGTGATGTTTCTGGCTGCAGTGAAGGTTGTAGTGTCTCAGAGTCAACTGCTTCATGATGATGGCACAAAGACTCGATTCAAAATGGTCAG GTCTGGGTTAAAAGCTATGGGAGTGTTGTTGCCAGTGTTGGGATTGACTTGGGTTGTTGGTGTATTTGCTGTTGACACCTTGTCTCGTCCATTGACCTATGCATTTACTATATTGAATACTTTGCAG ggcttatttgtgtttgtgtttcattgTTTGCTCAATGAGCAG GTAAGGAAAGAATTAAAACTTAAGAAACAGCAACAGGCAGTGCGAAAAGCAATGAAG GTATCAGATCAAGACACCATCACAAAGGATGTAAATAGcttacaacaatcaaacaagacTACTAGTAGTTCTGGAG GTCGACGAAGTGTACAATCTGCATCTTCAG AATTTACTTTTGTGAACCCCAAGAGTGCTGAGACTTTCTCAT TGGACATCTTAACTGAGTCTCCGAACATGGTCAAATTGCCTGACAGCATCGAAAATATAT GTAAAATTGGTGAAACTTGA
- the LOC134179917 gene encoding carboxypeptidase B-like produces MPMMTVLKWACVLSLVSLVASQTRTVTYTGERVLHCVGPAPHVVEASELLHDPAVDVWAVHADGSIDIRVMKHYDEMKTQLEKIFQQCHLVIPDLEDFMSQMEQNERKQAVNSSLSWFEEYHTYDEIIGWYQELSSEYSELVKYEVIGLSGEDRVMPAIRIGAENAREKIYFQCQIHAREWISGAVCMYVVDYLVSSYGEVEEVTSLLEKLQILVVPFANPDGYQYTWTDDRMWRKNRAMNEGSSCRGVDLNRNYNDHWNEGGSSSNPCSETYHGHSAESEPETHVVCSFFRDNGPIIGAIDWHSYSQLILRPYGWTSEDSPDESLLKELGDGMSRSAYNVHGMQYSSQKSIGLYPATGTASDWFYGTDATSTNNGYRAAGFTIELRDTGYYGFLLPANQIVFNGQEMVAAVEYFLNFCLNNAIVVTEEGFN; encoded by the exons ATGCCGATGATGACTGTTCTGAAATGGGCATGTGTCCTTAGTCTCGTCTCTCTGGTAGCTTCCCAGACAAGAACTGTTACATACACGGGAGAAAGGGTTCTCCACTG CGTTGGCCCCGCCCCTCACGTTGTTGAAGCATCAGAACTGCTACATGATCCTGCAGTAGACGTGTGGGCAGTTCATGCTGATGGCAGTATTGACATTCGAGTTATGAAACATTATGATGAAATGAAGACACAACTTGAGAAGATATTCCAACAGTGCCATCTGGTCATACCTGATCTAGAAGACTTCATGAGCCAAATGGAACAAAACGAAAGGAAACAAGCAGTCAATAGCTCACTCAGTTGGTTTGAGGAATAT CATACTTATGATGAAATCATAGGCTGGTATCAAGAATTGAGTTCTGAGTATTCTGAATTGGTGAAATATGAAGTGATTGGATTGTCTGGTGAAGATCGAGTAATGCCTGCTATCAGGATTGGTGCTGAAAATGCAAGGGAGAAGATCTACTTTCAGTGCCAAATTCACGCAC GCGAGTGGATTAGTGGtgctgtttgcatgtatgttgtTGACTACTTGGTGTCAAGTTATGGCGAAGTAGAGGAG GTGACCAGTTTGCTGGAGAAGCTGCAGATCCTGGTTGTGCCATTTGCCAATCCTGATGGCTATCAG TATACTTGGACCGATGATCGCATGTGGCGCAAGAACAGAGCAATGAATGAGGGAAGCAGTTGTAGAGGAGTAGATCTCAATCGCAATTACAATGATCACTGGAACGAG GGAGGCAGTTCAAGCAATCCATGCAGTGAAACATATCATGGCCACAGTGCAGAGTCCGAACCCGAAACTCACGTTGTTTGCAGCTTCTTCAG GGATAATGGACCAATTATTGGTGCTATCGACTGGCACTCATACTCCCAACTTATTTTAAGACCTTATG GTTGGACTTCTGAAGACTCTCCTGATGAGTCACTGTTGAAGGAATTGGGTGACGGAATGAGCCGAAGCGCCTACAAT GTCCATGGAATGCAGTATTCATCACAGAAGTCAATTGGATTATATCCTGCAACAGGAACAGCATCTGATTG GTTTTATGGGACTGATGCTACATCTACTAATAATGGTTATCGAGCTGCTGGTTTCACTATTGAGCTTCGTGATACTGGATATTACGGATTTTTGCTTCCAGCAAATCAG ATTGTATTTAATGGACAGGAGATGGTGGCAGCTGTTGAATACTTTCTTAATTTCTGTCTTAACAATGCAATTGTTGTTACTGAGGAAGgatttaattga